A region from the Xiphias gladius isolate SHS-SW01 ecotype Sanya breed wild chromosome 20, ASM1685928v1, whole genome shotgun sequence genome encodes:
- the LOC120806763 gene encoding T-box-containing protein TBX6L-like, whose amino-acid sequence MHHFSDSKSNLNMPRSPPAADSYQQGCIRMTLENADLWKSFHSIGTEMIITKHGRRMFPHCSVGLSGLQPFANYVIMMDMVPVDGFKYKWKKEQWEVTGKAEPQPPCRTYMHPDSPATGSHWMKQSLSFLKVKLTNNTLDQHGHIILHSMHRYYPRFHVIQADSPYTVRWGPFQTFSFPETAFTAVTAYQNPKITKLKIDHNPFAKGFREGGTHSHSKRCRSNRSPPAKRATLDRKALCSSPPDLQRMPSTSQSVQAEKNPASTQQPPKGGPLSAWALEQDPSESLHAEPLELHEYDYSCEEQMVPASVAYQPYRSDLRSVEYSRFPFPTSDVDAVHTLVHPQPHPPATAEHGVQQHAYHHHQHHHHGNAADWSQYPLFSYSCW is encoded by the exons ATGCATCACTTCTCTG ACTCCAAATCAAATCTAAACATGCCCAGGTCCCCTCCAGCAGCTGACTCATACCAGCAGGGCTGCATCAGGATGACCCTGGAGAACGCTGATCTCTGGAAGTCCTTCCACAGCATTGGAACAGAGATGATTATTACAAAGCATGGACG GAGAATGTTTCCACACTGCAGTGTCGGTCTATCTGGGCTCCAACCTTTTGCCAATTATGTCATCATGATGGATATGGTTCCTGTAGACGGCTTCAAATACAAG TGGAAAAAGGAACAGTGGGAGGTAACTGGGAAGGCAGAGCCCCAGCCCCCATGTCGGACATACATGCACCCAGACTCCCCTGCCACGGGAAGTCACTGGATGAAGCAGTCGTTGTCTTTCCTCAAGGTGAAGCTCACCAACAACACTTTGGATCAGCACGGTCAT aTCATCTTGCACTCCATGCATCGCTACTACCCGAGGTTTCATGTGATACAAGCAGACAGCCCTTACACTGTCCGCTGGGGCCCCTTTCAGACCTTCTCCTTCCCAGAGACAGCCTTCACCGCAGTGACCGCttaccaaaacccaaag ATCACTAAATTGAAGATTGACCACAACCCTTTTGCTAAGGGATTCAGGGAGGGAGGCACCCATTCCCACAGCAAAAG GTGTCGTTCAAATAGAAGCCCTCCTGCAAAGAGAGCCACACTGGACAGGAAAGCTCTTTGTAGCAGTCCTCCAG ACCTGCAGAGGATGCCCTCCACCTCTCAGTCAGTGCAGGCGGAGAAGAATCCGGCCTCCACACAGCAGCCACCGAAGGGGGGGCCCCTTTCAGCCTGGGCTCTGGAGCAGGACCCATCTGAGAGTCTACATGCTGAGCCCCTGGAGCTGCATGAGTATGACTACAGCTGTGAAGAACAGATGGTGCCTGCATCCGTGGCATACCAGCCCTACAGGTCTGATTTA AGATCCGTGGAGTACTCCAGATTTCCATTCCCTACCAGTGATGTAGATGCAGTGCACACCCTCGTCCACCCTCAACCTCACCCACCTGCCACAGCGGAACATGGCGTCCAACAACACGCCTACCACCATcatcagcaccaccaccacggCAATGCAGCAGACTGGAGCCAGTACCCGCTCTTCTCGTACTCCTGTTGGTGA
- the crkl gene encoding crk-like protein, translating to MSTARFDSSDRSAWYFGPVSRQEAQNRLQGQRHGMFLVRDSSTCPGDYVLSVSENSKVSHYIINSLPSKRFKIGDQEFEHLPALLEFYKIHYLDTTTLIEPAPRYPNTVSGPIQPMGGPEENLEYVRTLYDFTGSDAEDLPFKKGEILIILEKPEEQWWSAKSKEGRVGMIPVPYVEKVVRPSPHSGQPSHGSRNSNSYGIPEPSHALVHAYAQPQTPSPLPPGTPGAVISPLPSMQNGPVMAKAIQRRVPCAYDKTALALEVGDIVKVTRMNISGQWEGEVNGRRGLFPFTHVKIIDPQNPDESD from the exons ATGTCAACCGCTCGGTTTGATTCGTCTGATCGGTCCGCCTGGTATTTTGGACCCGTGTCACGACAAGAGGCACAGAATAGGTTACAAGGACAGAGACATGGCATGTTTCTTGTTCGAGACTCGTCGACCTGCCCCGGTGACTACGTGCTGTCAGTGTCTGAAAACTCCAAAGTGTCTCACTATATCATCAACTCCTTGCCCAGCAAGAGGTTTAAGATAGGCGACCAAGAATTTGAACACCTCCCTGCTCTCCTGGAGTTCTACAAAATCCACTACCTGGATACGACCACTCTGATAGAGCCGGCACCCAG GTACCCAAACACAGTGAGTGGTCCCATCCAGCCCATGGGTGGGCCAGAGGAGAACCTGGAGTATGTGCGGACTCTGTATGACTTCACTGGCAGCGATGCAGAGGACCTTCCTTTCAAGAAGGGGGAGATCCTAATCATCCTGGAGAAGCCAGAGGAGCAGTGGTGGAGTGCCAAAAGTAAAGAAGGGCGTGTCGGGATGATCCCTGTGCCCTACGTGGAGAAAGTGGTACGACCTTCACCCCACTCTGGCCAGCCTTCCCATGGATCTCGCAACTCCAACAGCTATGGGATCCCCGAGCCTTCCCACGCACTCGTCCATGCCTACGCTCAGCCCCAGACACCGTCACCATTGCCCCCTGGCACACCTGGAGCAGTTATCAGCCCTCTACCGTCCATGCAGAACGGCCCTGTGATGGCAAAGGCCATTCAGAGACGAGTGCCATGCGCCTATGATAAAACAGCTCTTGCTCTAGAG GTTGGTGACATCGTCAAGGTTACACGGATGAACATCAGTGGTCAGTGGGAAGGAGAGGTGAACGGACGGCGGGGTCTCTTCCCATTCACCCATGTCAAAATCATAGACCCCCAGAATCCAGATGAGAGTGACTGA